One window from the genome of Vespula pensylvanica isolate Volc-1 chromosome 11, ASM1446617v1, whole genome shotgun sequence encodes:
- the LOC122632848 gene encoding probable tubulin polyglutamylase TTLL1 isoform X2: MEKTKTAFCTDIDKSVIVHNFEKRGWSQVGPQDDWNVYWAAIQSCRNIFSVETGYRMNDNQIINHFPNHYELTRKDLLVKNIKRYRKDLEREGNPLAERRSGSGKYLHLDFIPVTFVLPADYNMFVEEYRKSPQSTWIMKPCGKSQGTGIFLINKLSKLKKWSREVRNPFNPNLTKESYVISRYIDNPLLIGGKKFDLRLYVLVASFRPLKAYLFKLGFCRFCTVKYDTSIQELDNIYVHLTNVSVQKHGDEYNSIHGGKLSLQNLRLYLESTRGKIVTEKLFSNISWCIVHSLKAVAPVMANDRHCFECYGYDIIIDNKLKPWLIEVNASPSLTSTTVNDRILKYKLVDNIISVVLSPSGIPDVRWNKRPRPEALDNFELLLDEELSIQEEKVNSIDKYRNLSGKWK; the protein is encoded by the exons ATGGAGAAGACTAAGACTGCGTTTTGTACAGATATAGATAAATCTGTGATAGTgcataattttgaaaaaagaggTTGGTCACAGGTTGGTCCCCAAGATGATTGGAATGTTTATtg ggcAGCCATACAATcatgtagaaatatttttagcgTAGAGACCGGATATAGAATGAATGATAATCA gATTATAAATCACTTTCCGAATCATTATGAATTGACCCGAAAAGATCttttagtaaaaaatattaaacgttatcGTAAAGATTTAGAACGAGAAGGGAATCCTCTTGcagaaagaagaagtggatCAGGAAAATATCTTCATTTGGATTTCATACCTGTTACTTTTGTTTTACCAGCAg attacaATATGTTTGTGGAGGAATATCGAAAGTCACCACAAAGTACTTGGATTATGAAACCATGTGGGAAATCCCAAGGGACGggaatatttctaataaataaattgagtaaattaaaaaaatggtCACGGGAAGTTCGAAACCCATTTAATCCAAATCTTACCAAGGAATCTTACGTTATATCTAG ATACATAGACAATCCACTTTTAATTGGAGGGAAAAAATTTGATCTCCGTTTATACGTTCTTGTCGCATCTTTTCGTCCATTAAaagcttatttatttaaacttgGTTTTTGTCGTTTCTGTACTGTAAAATATGACACCAGTATTCAAGAATTGGATAACATTTATGTACACTTAACTAATGTTTCTGTACAAAAGCATGGT gaTGAATATAATAGTATACACGGTGGAAAATTAAGTTTACAAAATCTACGTTTGTACTTGGAGAGTACGCGAGGGAAAATTGtaacagaaaaattattttcaaatatctctTGGTGCATTGTGCATTCGTTAAAAGCTGTTGCACCTGTAATGGCAAATGATCGTCATTGTTTCGAATGTTACggttacgatattattattgataataaactTAAACCATGGCTCATCGAG GTCAATGCTTCTCCATCACTAACATCGACAACAgtaaacgatcgaatattaaaatataaattagtagataatattatatctgtaGTTTTATCACCAAGTGGAATACCTGA tGTAAGATGGAATAAACGTCCACGTCCAGAAGCATTAGATAATTTTGAACTACTTTTGGACGAAGAACTATCGATACAAGAGGAGAAAGTCAATTCAAtagataaatatcgaaatttatctggcaaatggaaataa
- the LOC122632848 gene encoding probable tubulin polyglutamylase TTLL1 isoform X3, giving the protein MNDNQIINHFPNHYELTRKDLLVKNIKRYRKDLEREGNPLAERRSGSGKYLHLDFIPVTFVLPADYNMFVEEYRKSPQSTWIMKPCGKSQGTGIFLINKLSKLKKWSREVRNPFNPNLTKESYVISRYIDNPLLIGGKKFDLRLYVLVASFRPLKAYLFKLGFCRFCTVKYDTSIQELDNIYVHLTNVSVQKHGDEYNSIHGGKLSLQNLRLYLESTRGKIVTEKLFSNISWCIVHSLKAVAPVMANDRHCFECYGYDIIIDNKLKPWLIEVNASPSLTSTTVNDRILKYKLVDNIISVVLSPSGIPDVRWNKRPRPEALDNFELLLDEELSIQEEKVNSIDKYRNLSGKWK; this is encoded by the exons ATGAATGATAATCA gATTATAAATCACTTTCCGAATCATTATGAATTGACCCGAAAAGATCttttagtaaaaaatattaaacgttatcGTAAAGATTTAGAACGAGAAGGGAATCCTCTTGcagaaagaagaagtggatCAGGAAAATATCTTCATTTGGATTTCATACCTGTTACTTTTGTTTTACCAGCAg attacaATATGTTTGTGGAGGAATATCGAAAGTCACCACAAAGTACTTGGATTATGAAACCATGTGGGAAATCCCAAGGGACGggaatatttctaataaataaattgagtaaattaaaaaaatggtCACGGGAAGTTCGAAACCCATTTAATCCAAATCTTACCAAGGAATCTTACGTTATATCTAG ATACATAGACAATCCACTTTTAATTGGAGGGAAAAAATTTGATCTCCGTTTATACGTTCTTGTCGCATCTTTTCGTCCATTAAaagcttatttatttaaacttgGTTTTTGTCGTTTCTGTACTGTAAAATATGACACCAGTATTCAAGAATTGGATAACATTTATGTACACTTAACTAATGTTTCTGTACAAAAGCATGGT gaTGAATATAATAGTATACACGGTGGAAAATTAAGTTTACAAAATCTACGTTTGTACTTGGAGAGTACGCGAGGGAAAATTGtaacagaaaaattattttcaaatatctctTGGTGCATTGTGCATTCGTTAAAAGCTGTTGCACCTGTAATGGCAAATGATCGTCATTGTTTCGAATGTTACggttacgatattattattgataataaactTAAACCATGGCTCATCGAG GTCAATGCTTCTCCATCACTAACATCGACAACAgtaaacgatcgaatattaaaatataaattagtagataatattatatctgtaGTTTTATCACCAAGTGGAATACCTGA tGTAAGATGGAATAAACGTCCACGTCCAGAAGCATTAGATAATTTTGAACTACTTTTGGACGAAGAACTATCGATACAAGAGGAGAAAGTCAATTCAAtagataaatatcgaaatttatctggcaaatggaaataa
- the LOC122632848 gene encoding probable tubulin polyglutamylase TTLL1 isoform X1: MMSGIETDKHIGNSHFSIIYGRIATLGMEKTKTAFCTDIDKSVIVHNFEKRGWSQVGPQDDWNVYWAAIQSCRNIFSVETGYRMNDNQIINHFPNHYELTRKDLLVKNIKRYRKDLEREGNPLAERRSGSGKYLHLDFIPVTFVLPADYNMFVEEYRKSPQSTWIMKPCGKSQGTGIFLINKLSKLKKWSREVRNPFNPNLTKESYVISRYIDNPLLIGGKKFDLRLYVLVASFRPLKAYLFKLGFCRFCTVKYDTSIQELDNIYVHLTNVSVQKHGDEYNSIHGGKLSLQNLRLYLESTRGKIVTEKLFSNISWCIVHSLKAVAPVMANDRHCFECYGYDIIIDNKLKPWLIEVNASPSLTSTTVNDRILKYKLVDNIISVVLSPSGIPDVRWNKRPRPEALDNFELLLDEELSIQEEKVNSIDKYRNLSGKWK; this comes from the exons ATGATGTCCGGCATAGAAACGGATAAACACATAGGTAattctcatttttctattatttatggcag aatagcGACACTTGGAATGGAGAAGACTAAGACTGCGTTTTGTACAGATATAGATAAATCTGTGATAGTgcataattttgaaaaaagaggTTGGTCACAGGTTGGTCCCCAAGATGATTGGAATGTTTATtg ggcAGCCATACAATcatgtagaaatatttttagcgTAGAGACCGGATATAGAATGAATGATAATCA gATTATAAATCACTTTCCGAATCATTATGAATTGACCCGAAAAGATCttttagtaaaaaatattaaacgttatcGTAAAGATTTAGAACGAGAAGGGAATCCTCTTGcagaaagaagaagtggatCAGGAAAATATCTTCATTTGGATTTCATACCTGTTACTTTTGTTTTACCAGCAg attacaATATGTTTGTGGAGGAATATCGAAAGTCACCACAAAGTACTTGGATTATGAAACCATGTGGGAAATCCCAAGGGACGggaatatttctaataaataaattgagtaaattaaaaaaatggtCACGGGAAGTTCGAAACCCATTTAATCCAAATCTTACCAAGGAATCTTACGTTATATCTAG ATACATAGACAATCCACTTTTAATTGGAGGGAAAAAATTTGATCTCCGTTTATACGTTCTTGTCGCATCTTTTCGTCCATTAAaagcttatttatttaaacttgGTTTTTGTCGTTTCTGTACTGTAAAATATGACACCAGTATTCAAGAATTGGATAACATTTATGTACACTTAACTAATGTTTCTGTACAAAAGCATGGT gaTGAATATAATAGTATACACGGTGGAAAATTAAGTTTACAAAATCTACGTTTGTACTTGGAGAGTACGCGAGGGAAAATTGtaacagaaaaattattttcaaatatctctTGGTGCATTGTGCATTCGTTAAAAGCTGTTGCACCTGTAATGGCAAATGATCGTCATTGTTTCGAATGTTACggttacgatattattattgataataaactTAAACCATGGCTCATCGAG GTCAATGCTTCTCCATCACTAACATCGACAACAgtaaacgatcgaatattaaaatataaattagtagataatattatatctgtaGTTTTATCACCAAGTGGAATACCTGA tGTAAGATGGAATAAACGTCCACGTCCAGAAGCATTAGATAATTTTGAACTACTTTTGGACGAAGAACTATCGATACAAGAGGAGAAAGTCAATTCAAtagataaatatcgaaatttatctggcaaatggaaataa
- the LOC122632849 gene encoding probable 39S ribosomal protein L23, mitochondrial: protein MSTRWYPIYQRGNPQLRIFLPNFWLKLVPPEYKQPKNIVQFQCSMEMSRYDVANYLKKIYNVKPIEVRTRIALGKIKQLHGNQYVIKDDDVKIAYVVLDKNQSFTFPDLFPKDESKKEPTLDDTKKEFQSYLADCKEPNTPGWFRI from the exons atgtctACACGATG GTATCCTATATATCAAAGAGGAAATCCACAGCTTAGAATTTTTTTACCAAACTTCTGGTTAAAATTAGTTCCACCAGAATATAAGCAACCTAAGAATATAGTACAATTTCAATGTTCTATGGAAATGTCAAGATATGATGTagcaaattatttaaaaaaaatttataatgtaaaacCTATTGAAGTAAGAACAAGAATAGCACTTGGAAAAATTAAACAACTTCATGGTAATCAGTATGTTATTAAAGATGATGATGTCAAGATAGCTTATGTTGTTCTG GATAAAAATCAATCGTTTACATTTCCTGATCTTTTTCCAAAAGACGAAAGCAAAAAGGAACCAACTTTGGATGACACTAAAAAAGAGTTTCAATCATATTTAGCTGATTGCAAAGAGCCAAATACTCCTGGATGGTTCAGAATTTag